A genomic window from Pecten maximus chromosome 2, xPecMax1.1, whole genome shotgun sequence includes:
- the LOC117343184 gene encoding myeloperoxidase-like, producing the protein MAATLKNTFQDSSQVVNETATTINKIANINNNIKKDRQQQLSKAISPPTAAATTTATPYVWVVVEKGILVDETIEERRREMTEEFENCIRKLECLLSVECKESPVQNIVKESLTDQLPHTGRRHEYNKFGDTGKKNNKKTSEMAPVLSLLLLLVMSAVIHARETARSRIKREDNELSPLYEAQDDIELSRKERGATMDMSSSSSTMGTMDMSSSTMMTNVYGGSMEFTLSSAVLVGTSELNKDIQQNQNFLVSGVDSDDDSVYSHQLDMFAAPSSVSGAMNKCAYLELLLVQEIHRITKTNVDQLLYNSSWQAALKALLAKYCAPQHVPICDANSRFRTIDGSCNNLKHPRWGMSFRAQRRYRQPAYQDGISTPRKKSVTFNDLPSPRVISNKVFKAGPKSELSAGITSMHMSFGQFLDHDFIFTPVIKGEGGAGINCCASMTTAKRPECFPIIVPQSDKDIKESCMNFVRSSAAVEDRLRGYRDQLNEVTSYLDASNVYGSTKKKMLELRDSVKKRGLLKVDSYNRLPVGKTACFKDTSDDYCQDAGDKRVNVVPNLGAVHLLWVREHNRVVKILANHNPTWDDNRLFYEGRKIIIAMMQHIVYNEYLPIILNSTYLYNLKLQLRPLGYSYYYRDNIDATVSNVFGAAAFRFGHSQITNIQAQYSPSHVPTKTVPIEKTFHRPHLCEEMKGNGYEGVLRWLSNAKATKSDRFFEVGIRNKLFPDPKGNTMDLPAINVNRGRDHGIPAYNVWREWCGLPKAKTFQAGVSFGLLHHTKEAAAALQSAYSHPEDIDLYAGAMSETAIKNGIVGPTFACIIGYQFQQLKLGDRFWYEYNLGRRGLNPAQLSEIRKSSLAKIICNNIQVTKMQPKAFQTVSTTNARIDCSKIPDVNLAFWNTDQQCSA; encoded by the exons atggcagccactttgaaaaacacatttcaagaTTCATCTCAAG TTGTAAATGAGACGGCAACAACTATCAACAAGATCGccaacatcaacaacaatatcaaaaaagATCGCCAACAACAACTATCAAAAGCAATATCACCACCAACAGCAGCTGCCACAACAACAGCGACGCCATATGTTTG GGTAGTGGTTGAGAAGGGCATCTTAGTAGATGAAACAATAGAAGAACGACGCAGAGAAATGACAGAGGAGTTCGAAAACTGCATCCGCAAACTCGAATGTTTGCTCAGTGTAGAATGCAAAGAATCTCCAGTTCAAAATATTGTCAAGGAAAGCTTAACAGACCAATTGCCACATACTGGACGCAGGCACGAATACAACAAGTTTGGAGATACAGGGaagaaaaacaacaagaaaacaA GTGAAATGGCACCTGTTTTATCATTGCTGCTGTTATTAGTCATGAGTGCAGTGATACACGCACGGGAGACAGCGCGATCAAGAATAAAGCGTGAAGACAATGAATTGTCCCCTCTGTACGAAGCCCAGGATGACATTGAGCTGTCTCGAAAGGAGCGTGGAGCTACCATGGACATGTCATCAAGCAGTAGTACTATGGGGACCATGGACATGTCATCTAGTACTATGATGACAAATGTGTATGGTGGTTCCATGGAGTTTACACTAAGCTCGGCTGTATTAGTTGGAACTTCCGAACTCAACAAGGACATACAACAGAATCAGAATTTCCTTGTTTCGG GTGTAGACTCGGATGACGATTCCGTGTATTCGCACCAATTGGACATGTTTGCAGCACCATCTTCTGTATCTGGGGCTATGAACAAGTGTGCTTATCTGGAGCTACTATTGGTGCAGGAGATTCACAGGAT AACTAAAACAAATGTTGACCAGTTACTGTACAATAGTAGTTGGCAAGCTGCGTTAAAAGCATTGTTAGCAAAGTATTGCGCCCCACAGCATGTTCCGATTTGTGATGCCAACTCGAGATTCAGGACCATTGATGGATCTTGTAATAACCTGAAACACCCCAGATGGGGCATGTCTTTTAGAGCCCAGAGGCGCTACCGCCAGCCAGCTTATCAAGACG GCATCAGCACCCCTCGGAAAAAGTCGGTTACGTTCAATGATCTGCCAAGCCCAAGGGTGATCAGTAACAAGGTGTTCAAGGCAGGTCCCAAATCTGAGCTGTCAGCAGGAATCACGTCAATGCATATGTCGTTTGGTCAGTTCCTTGACCACGACTTCATCTTCACCCCGGTCATAAAAG GTGAAGGTGGCGCAGGAATCAACTGTTGTGCCTCCATGACCACAGCAAAAAG ACCAGAGTGCTTTCCGATCATCGTGCCCCAATCGGACAAGGACATCAAAGAGTCTTGTATGAACTTTGTCAGATCATCCGCTGCCGTCGAGGACAGATTAAGAG GTTATCGGGATCAATTGAACGAAGTGACGTCATATTTGGATGCATCTAACGTATACGGATCAACGAAGAAGAAGATGCTGGAACTGCGGGATAGCGTAAAGAAAAGAG GGTTATTAAAAGTGGATAGCTACAACAGGCTTCCTGTTGGTAAAACAGCGTGCTTCAAAGACACAAGTGATGATTACTGTCAGGACGCAG GTGACAAACGTGTAAACGTTGTTCCGAACTTGGGAGCGGTTCATTTACTTTGGGTTAGGGAACACAACCGTGTTGTGAAAATCCTGGCCAACCACAACCCTACTTGGGATGACAACAGATTGTTCTACGAGGGCAGGAAGATCATTATCGCCATGATGcaacatatcgtatataacgAGTACCTGCCGATTATTTTAAATTCAACATATTTGTATAATCTTAAACTACAGCTGCGCCCTCTGGGTTATAGCTACTACTATAGAGATAATATAGATGCTACGGTCTCCAACGTATTCGGCGCTGCCGCTTTCCGTTTCGGTCATTCTCAGATAACCAACATTCAGGCGCAATACAGCCCTTCCCATGTGCCAACCAAAACTGTGCCTATCGAAAAAACATTCCATCGCCCCCATCTGTGTGAAGAGATGAAAGGCAATGGCTATGAGGGCGTGCTTCGTTGGTTGAGTAACGCCAAAGCGACTAAAAGTGACAG ATTTTTTGAAGTAGGAATTAGAAATAAGCTCTTCCCCGATCCGAAAGGCAACACTATGGACCTCCCAGCCATAAATGTGAACAGAGGGCGTGACCATGGCATTCCGGCTTACAACGTTTGGCGAGAATGGTGCGGCTTGCCCAAGGCTAAGACTTTCCAGGCCGGTGTCTCTTTCGGTCTATTGCACCACACTAAAGAGGCTGCGGCAGCACTGCAAAGTGCCTATAG TCATCCTGAAGACATAGACCTGTACGCTGGAGCCATGTCGGAGACCGCCATCAAGAACGGAATCGTCGGTCCCACATTTGCCTGTATCATAGGATATCAGTTCCAGCAACTTAAGCTGGGAGACAGATTTTGGTACGAATACAACCTTGGCCGACGTGGATTGAATCCAG CCCAACTTTCCGAGATCAGAAAGTCTAGTCTCGCAAAGATTATATGTAACAACATACAAGTAACCAAGATGCAGCCGAAGGCATTCCAGACTGTCAGTACAAC GAATGCCCGTATAGACTGTTCAAAAATACCGGATGTTAACCTCGCATTCTGGAATACAGATCAGCAAT GTTCTGCGTAA